The Candidatus Defluviibacterium haderslevense DNA window TTGTCCGGATCATTTTCTACTAATACCTGGAATAGGTAGCCAGGGAGGTGATTTACATCAAGTTATTCAAGCCGGAAGGAATCACAATGAAGGTTTATTAATCAACGTATCTAGATCAATCATTTACCCCGAATTAAAAAAATCTTTCAAAGATGATGTGTTTCAGGCTGCTCAAAATTTTGTGACTGAGATGTCCCGTTATTTTTAAATTTTAACAAATGATTAATGAAGCATTAATCCAACTTCATATGGATAAAATAATTTGTTTCGTTAGTATTCAAAATATGTAAATGTCCCATTTGTTTTTGTTCGTCATATTAGTATTTTCAGATCCTTCAAATTTAGGATTACAAAATTATCAATCCGAATTTTTGAATCTCATTAATGAAAAAAGGAGAATTGGATGCAAGTGCAATGGTGTGAAATATTCTAAATTACCTCCATTGGTATGGAATAAACAATTAGAAATAGCCAGTCAAGCCCACGCTGAATACATTTATAAAAATAAAATTTTAACACATCGGAGTAAAAATGGGGCCAGGACACAACAGCGATTAGAAAAAGCAGGATATTCGTGGAGGTCTTTTGCAGAGAATGTGGCCCAAGGGTATGACACGCCAGCTGAAGTCTTGCAAGCATGGATAGAAAGCCCCTCGCATTGTCAGAATCTTATGGGAAATTATAGCGAAATGGCAATTACTAAAAAAGGCGATTACTGGGTACAAGATTTTGGAACTCCTAAGATTCTAAAAAAATAATTGTTTATATTTTTTTAATAACTACCCCAATATCTTCTAAGAAACCATTCTAAACTCAAACATAAGAACAAGATTACTAAATACCATTTGCGATCAATTAATGGTTTGGTTTCAATAGTTTGAAAAAGTATAGGTTTGTTTTGAGATTTATTTAACAGATGGTCAGTTAATTGTTGCAATTGGTTTTTATAAACACTAATCCCTTCCATTTTTTCTGCAAGATTACGCAGAACATTATGATTAGCTACAAGGTTTGAGGTCTCTATATTCGTTTGTTGAATGCCGAATTTTCCTTCTGCTGTCAAAGGCTTTCCATTCCAGGTAACTGAAGCGATATATTTATATTCACCCGATGGCAAGGATCCAGCATTTAGTTCATAATAATTGTCCTTTTTGCCAAATACAAATTCATATGATTTTTTATCATTAGAAAGGATTTTCATAGCAATGTCGGGCGTATTGATTCGTTCGTAATTATCGTTGTATAAATCAGCATTAAAGATTATAGGCTCTGATTCGTCAAATAGTCTTTTGCTTTGATTAACCTTAAATTTTCGCTTATCTTCTTTTATAGAAGCGTATTGAAATGATTTTGAAATCAATTCATTGAAGGGTTCAAATGAATTGGATTGTACGTATTCATTTAGACGCCATTTCCAAATGCCTTCTCCGCATAAAACGGAGGTTTTAATCCCGGAGGCTTCATTAAATATCCATAAGGGATATTTAGTATCGATTTTTCCAATTTTTTGATATAATAAATAGTTGGCAGTAGGATCTACATTATAATTACCAAAAGGAACAGATAGGGGAGGATATTGGGATAAGTGGTTGATTAAATTTTCAGATAATATAAATGCATTAAAATTAGGTACTACGAGTGCCTGTGCATCGTTCAAGTTTTTGTTGTTTCCCAGTATTTTTATTATATTTTGAGAATTATTGAATGTAATTATATCTGTTTGATTCCCGATGATAAACATGCGCGGTAATTTTAATGCATCTAGCTTGGAAATCATGCCTGTTATGTTGGATCCTGGGCCAGGTAATTGATGGAATATTACAAAACTATAGGATTCAATATTTTGTATGGTTTCTCCATTAAATGCTATTTTTACTTCATAGTTTTTATTGGATTGCAAAGCATCTTTGATTGCAGAAATATCAGGGTGCGGTGATAGAGCATAGATAAGTACTTTTTTCTTAGCATCTAAAACTTCAATATAAAATTCTTTAGAATTGTTTTTTAAGTTGCGCTCTCCCGATATAGGTTTACAATTTATCCGATATTTAAAAATTCCAGGAGTTGGTGCATCTAATATAATTTCTTTGGTTAGAAAATATTGATCATTATCTATTTTGTCATTTGACTCATATACAGATCTCCATGTTTCGTTTTCTAGTTTTTGTATGGTAAGGGTATTGGAATTAGAAGCACACTGCCAAGCTTGTAAGTCTATTTCCATCGAAAATTTATCACCACTATAAATAATGTCATTATGATATTCTCTTTGAATGGATAAATCTTTCTCCTGAGTGGTGTCCCCATGTAAAACAGTATAAAAAGGAATCGTTTTAACTATTGAATGATATAAGGGATTTTTGCCTGAATTGAAGATGCCATCAGATGCGATTACAATCCCTTTTAGATATTGCGGATCTGTTTGGTCTTGAATGACATCAAGCACATCATTCACATTGGTTCTTTTTCCAGAATAATTAACAGGGAAATCTTTATTAAGAACTTGATCTCCAAATTGATAGCTCATAACTTCGTATTTATCTGATAAATCAGAAATGAGTTTTGTTCTATCTGCTTCAAACGTCTTTGTCCATGTACTATCTCTAAAAACCATAGATTCAGAATGATCTACAGCTATAGCTAAAATTGGTTTTTTTATTTCGGTCTCATACTTTCTGAAAAGTGGATTTAATAATAAAAAGCACAACATAAAAACGCTGAGGCCTCTTAGAAGGGCCAAAGTCACTTTATACCAATAAGGTCGGTCAGAAAATAAAGTAGTTTTGTAATATAAATTAGCTACTGCTACAATGGCTACTAATAAGCAAAACAACAAGTAATAGGTCGGATATTGAAAACTAATTTGATTCATTTTTCGTTATAGAGTCGTGCAAATATCATAAAATTGCTATTGAGTCTCAAATTAAATGCATTTTATTCAACTTAGTTCAAGTTTTAGGGGACTTATAAAAAATTATATATTCGCACTCCATTCATATAACGAATTAGTTACCTAACAATGAAAAAAATAATCTTACTATTTAGCTTCCTCATCATGGCTTTGTCTGCAAAATCATCCTATTTACTACTACCAATGGATTTGAAGCAGATTAATCATTTGAAGGCTTATGGTATGACATATTGGGTTATAAATCAAAACATTGAGGCATTTTGGCTACTTAATTACAGGGGTGGGTCATTCGCTTTTATTTATACCAAAACTTTTGAAAAAGAGTGTCTTACCAGAGGTATAACGTATGAACTCATTTCTGATGGTGAATTTAATCGCATTAGAGCCGAGATTAATAACCCTGAGATCAATCAGGAAGTTATGAAGTTGGAGAAAGCCCCCCGATTAGCTGTATACACCCCTGAGTTCAATGAAAAGGGGGAGCGGATTCAGCCTTGGGACGATGCTGTAACTATGGCCTTGACTTATGCTGAAATACCATTTGATAAAATATATGATAAGGAAATCGTAAATGGACTGTTAGCAAAGTATGATTGGTTACACCTTCATCATGAGGATTTTACAGGACAGTATGGGCGGTTTTATGCAGGGTATAGTGGCCAGGCGTGGTATAAGGAGAATCAATCAAGACAGGAGAGATTGGCGAAAGAGCTGGGATTCAGTAAAGTATCTCAATTGAAATTAGCTGTAAGTAAAGCCATAAAAAACTTCGTATCTGGAGGAGGTTTTATGTTTGCCATGTGTTCTGCAACAGATTCCTATGATATAGCTTTAGCGGCAGAAGGTGTTGATATTTGTGCTAATTATTTTGATGGAGATGCAGATGATCCTAATGCGAATAGCAAATTGAATTTTTCAAATACTTTTGCTTTTAAAGATTTTAGTTTAATCAGAGATCCAATGGTTTATGAATTCTCAACTATAGATAATAGTTCGGGAAGAAAAGTACTTCCTGAGCAAGACTATTTTAATTTATTTGATTTTTCAGCTAAATGGGATCCAATTCCCACGATGTTAACCCAAAATCATACGAGAACTGTTAAGGGATTTATGGGTCAGACCACAGCTTTTAGACGAGAAAATGTAAAATCTGATGTGCTCATTCTTGGAGATAACAAGGCAGCTGATGAAGTGCGTTATATTCATGGAACTTTAGGCTTTGGTACCTGGACGTTTTATGCTGGACATGATCCTGAAGATTACCAACATCATGTTGGAGATCCTCCGACAGATTTAAATCTGCATCCCAATTCTCCCGGCTACCGATTGATACTTAATAATATTTTGTTTCCTGCAGCTAAAAAGAAAGAAAGGAAGACTTGATTTTGTTTGATATTTTAACACATTAGAAACAATTTCATAAATCCTTTTTCTATGCAAAATAAATAAGTGACCAAAAAGGCGTTTTGGTTGATACATATTCACTTATTGTTTTAATTATCCGTTTCTAAGATCAACTTTTTGTTCTTTTTTCATGAAAAAAAAGAACCAAAAATTCTAGGCTGTAAGGTCTAAGCCTAAAATGATTGCATGAAACCTAAATTCAAAAAACTCGCCAATTACCTTGTTTTTTTTGCTTGTCATCACACTTGCTCAGCTAGCATTTCTGTTCTTTTTTTAATCGTTATGTTGAGCTCAAACAGTTTTGAATTTTTACAATTTGATTGCATTGTAACTTCCTCCATGCCTAAATAATTGGCTTCGAGGACTTCGCCAATTATTTAGGTTCACTTCACCATAAGACATCTCTATGTCTTATGGTTCGTTCATCTTAAGGCCGATCAAAATTTCAATGTCAACTCATTAAGATCACATATTACCTGAATTTAGTTTGAAAACAAGCTCTAGCATATGTTCCATTATTTTTGATTCGTGCAATGAATTATTAATCTAATCTTCCAAAAAAATTATAACTTCTTTATTGTTGAATTCTATTGCATCAATAAGTTCATCAATGAAAGATTTTCCATATTGTAAATAATATTGAATACCTGACTGATTTCTTTCTTGTAGTCCGTTGTTTGGAAATAGTTGTTCTTTAATTTTAATTATTTTTTGGAGTTGTTCATCAAATTTTTGTTTTTCAGCCTTAATTATTTTATGCTTTAGTCCTTCAGTTAGTTTTTCTATACGAGCTATTTCTGCGAGGGTCGAAGCATGGGTAGAATCGTTGATGGTATTACTTAAAACAGCATACTGTTGGAGTACTTTGTGTAATTCATTTTCTACATTTTTTATTGCTGAAGGTAGGGTAGAGGTCGATTCTAAATATTGTTTTTCTAAGGCGATAGCAGATTGAGTAAAATCAGAATATTTTAAAATGGATTTATTAATTTTTGATTGAATATTTGCGGGAATGATCCATCCTGAGATTCTGCGATGTAATAATGGATAGGTCAGATTCATAGAATTAAAAACTTGCTTCAATTCCATCCAATAAGAAATTTCAGCGCCACCTCCAACAAACATGATATTTGGAAAAAGGGTTTCTTGGTACAAAGGACGTACCAATACATTAGGGCTAAAATATTCCGGATGATGGTCTATCTCCTTAATCAATTCTTCCTTAGACCATTTGTATTTAGAATCTACAGTAACATATAAATCATTTTCAAAGAGGAGTCTTTCTCTGTATTGATCTTTTAAGTAAAATAAATTAATAGGACGTGGTGCTGCTTGAATTGGGTAATTGATTTTAGTTAATTCCTGTATCGTTTGTTCTGTATGTTTTACGATCAATTGATTCAAGCATTCTGCTTTCAAAATATCTTTAATCAATGATTTGGCAGATGCATCATCTGGATCAAAATAAATCAGACCCTGAGCTCCAAAAATCTGATGTACAAAATGTCTGTAAAAATCTTTGTAAGTTTTACAGTCTGCTGCTTGTAAAGTAAATTGATTAATTATGTGCAGTGATTCGGGGTCGTTTCCAAATAAATTCTTTAAAGTTTCAAAAACTGATTTTAAGCCATCTGTTTTAAATCTGCCTACTGCGCCAGTCTCCTCAGAAACCCATTGAATATTTTGTTGAAATACAGAAAAATGATTGACTTCTTCAAAATCATGATCTTCATTTCCTGAATAATAAATGGGTACGAAGGAGTATTCTGGAAATTTATTCTTGAGGATCGAAGCTAATTTAATCGTATTCGCAATTTTATACCACCAAAATAATGGACCACCTAATAGGCAAGGCTGATGCGCGCACAAGATGGTGTAGGTGTTGTTTGATGACAACCTGTTTATTTGATTAAAAATTGGGTCTGTGTCAGAAAAACCAGAATATTGCTGAAGGAGCATATCAACGAGTTGAGATCTGTTTTTGAAATTCGTTTTTTTCAATTCAATCTGTTCGAGTATATGATCTAGGTCAGGAAGATTGTTTATCCAGTTAATAAACAATTCTGGCGACTGCCAATATTCTAAATCCGATTTCCTAAATTCTTGAAATTGAGTGGGATTAAGGTGTTCTATTTTTACATTAAATGGTTTCACTAAGAATTTCCGGTTTTTTGCAAAGATAGGAGCTATTGTTTGCATTTATTAATGGTATGATATCAATAAATTTAAATATCATTGTATCAAAATTCATATTCTTGGTTGTTTTCATATTAAAGCGGCTTTTTCTTGGTTTAATTGCTATATTGGTGATATCTGGTATTATTTGTACCATTATTTATATGGCACCAGTGGATCCTGCTCGATTAAGTTTTGGACAGCGTTCAGATGAAACTACCGTTTCATTATATAAGAAGAAATATTTTTTAGATCAACCTTTATCCGTCCAAGTCTTTAAATATTTCGAAGATTTGTCCCCGATTCAATTTTTGAACATTAGCGACCTACGCTTAGAAGATTATAGCTATGTAAGCGTATATAAGGGACAGGAAAAACTTGTTATATTGAAGAAACCATATTTCAGGAAATCCTATGCTTCTTCAGTATCTGTATGGAATTTAATTACTGATGCATTGCCATCAACATTAATTTTATCTTTTATTGCAATAGTCCTCTCTGTTTTGATTGGCATGAGTTTAGGAGCCGTTTGTTCATTTAATTACAATACAGCTATAGATCGTTATATACTTGCGTTTTGTACTTTGGGATATGCGATACCAAGTTATATTTCCGCTATAGTAGTAAGCGTAATCTTTGCATTTGTTTTAGGGCATTTTACTCATTTGCCCATTC harbors:
- a CDS encoding CAP domain-containing protein, which gives rise to MSHLFLFVILVFSDPSNLGLQNYQSEFLNLINEKRRIGCKCNGVKYSKLPPLVWNKQLEIASQAHAEYIYKNKILTHRSKNGARTQQRLEKAGYSWRSFAENVAQGYDTPAEVLQAWIESPSHCQNLMGNYSEMAITKKGDYWVQDFGTPKILKK
- a CDS encoding ABC transporter permease, with amino-acid sequence MVVFILKRLFLGLIAILVISGIICTIIYMAPVDPARLSFGQRSDETTVSLYKKKYFLDQPLSVQVFKYFEDLSPIQFLNISDLRLEDYSYVSVYKGQEKLVILKKPYFRKSYASSVSVWNLITDALPSTLILSFIAIVLSVLIGMSLGAVCSFNYNTAIDRYILAFCTLGYAIPSYISAIVVSVIFAFVLGHFTHLPIQGSLYEFDDFGNVELRWANVILPALALGIRPVAMICQMTRASLLDVISADYIRTARSKGIRPWLLMIKHILPNAINPILTTISSWFASLLTGAFFVEYVFNYKGLGMLTITAINQYDVPLILGTCIFAIIIFVGINMITDILYRWFDPRIKLPS
- a CDS encoding asparagine synthetase B; amino-acid sequence: MKKIILLFSFLIMALSAKSSYLLLPMDLKQINHLKAYGMTYWVINQNIEAFWLLNYRGGSFAFIYTKTFEKECLTRGITYELISDGEFNRIRAEINNPEINQEVMKLEKAPRLAVYTPEFNEKGERIQPWDDAVTMALTYAEIPFDKIYDKEIVNGLLAKYDWLHLHHEDFTGQYGRFYAGYSGQAWYKENQSRQERLAKELGFSKVSQLKLAVSKAIKNFVSGGGFMFAMCSATDSYDIALAAEGVDICANYFDGDADDPNANSKLNFSNTFAFKDFSLIRDPMVYEFSTIDNSSGRKVLPEQDYFNLFDFSAKWDPIPTMLTQNHTRTVKGFMGQTTAFRRENVKSDVLILGDNKAADEVRYIHGTLGFGTWTFYAGHDPEDYQHHVGDPPTDLNLHPNSPGYRLILNNILFPAAKKKERKT
- the bshC gene encoding bacillithiol biosynthesis cysteine-adding enzyme BshC — translated: MQTIAPIFAKNRKFLVKPFNVKIEHLNPTQFQEFRKSDLEYWQSPELFINWINNLPDLDHILEQIELKKTNFKNRSQLVDMLLQQYSGFSDTDPIFNQINRLSSNNTYTILCAHQPCLLGGPLFWWYKIANTIKLASILKNKFPEYSFVPIYYSGNEDHDFEEVNHFSVFQQNIQWVSEETGAVGRFKTDGLKSVFETLKNLFGNDPESLHIINQFTLQAADCKTYKDFYRHFVHQIFGAQGLIYFDPDDASAKSLIKDILKAECLNQLIVKHTEQTIQELTKINYPIQAAPRPINLFYLKDQYRERLLFENDLYVTVDSKYKWSKEELIKEIDHHPEYFSPNVLVRPLYQETLFPNIMFVGGGAEISYWMELKQVFNSMNLTYPLLHRRISGWIIPANIQSKINKSILKYSDFTQSAIALEKQYLESTSTLPSAIKNVENELHKVLQQYAVLSNTINDSTHASTLAEIARIEKLTEGLKHKIIKAEKQKFDEQLQKIIKIKEQLFPNNGLQERNQSGIQYYLQYGKSFIDELIDAIEFNNKEVIIFLED